A stretch of the Bdellovibrio sp. 22V genome encodes the following:
- the mvaD gene encoding diphosphomevalonate decarboxylase — MNQVLVSAPSNIALIKYMGKIEGSGNKPTNGSLSYTLENLRTFVRLTEIEGTQDQWKPLLQEGLEKIDLSEKGQQRFLKHLATLKMKWGVQKSFLVESANNFPSDCGLASSASSFAALTLAAAEMFQRINPQPWGEDKKTLSELSRQGSGSSCRSLFTPWALWQHEYAEPMALPWEHLHHIVVVVEDSKKEVSSSDAHKLVTTSPRFHGRPDRAELRLKDLVHALRFNDWHMARQIVWDEFIDMHRLFETSHPAFSYMTENSKKVLADCQSFWQKWQDGPLVTMDAGANVHMLFRHDQKKSFETYREHFKKDFKVLAFEGVKENVH; from the coding sequence ATGAATCAGGTTTTAGTTTCAGCTCCATCTAATATTGCGCTTATTAAATATATGGGAAAGATCGAAGGTTCAGGCAACAAACCGACGAATGGATCTTTGTCTTATACACTTGAAAATCTGCGCACGTTCGTTCGTTTGACTGAAATCGAAGGAACTCAAGATCAGTGGAAGCCGTTGCTACAAGAGGGGCTTGAAAAAATTGACCTCTCTGAAAAAGGCCAGCAAAGATTTTTGAAACACTTGGCGACTTTGAAAATGAAATGGGGCGTGCAAAAGTCCTTTCTTGTTGAGTCCGCGAATAATTTTCCGTCGGACTGTGGACTTGCAAGTTCGGCTTCGAGTTTCGCAGCTTTGACTTTGGCGGCGGCGGAGATGTTTCAAAGAATCAATCCGCAACCTTGGGGCGAAGATAAAAAAACTTTGTCAGAACTTTCTCGTCAGGGATCGGGTTCTTCTTGCCGCTCATTGTTTACGCCGTGGGCTTTGTGGCAACACGAATACGCAGAACCTATGGCGTTACCCTGGGAGCATTTGCATCACATTGTGGTTGTTGTTGAAGATTCAAAAAAAGAGGTTTCCAGCTCGGATGCGCATAAACTTGTCACGACAAGTCCGCGTTTCCACGGGCGCCCTGATCGTGCCGAACTTCGCTTAAAAGATCTTGTGCATGCTTTGCGTTTCAATGACTGGCATATGGCGCGCCAAATTGTCTGGGATGAGTTTATCGACATGCACCGTTTATTCGAAACAAGCCATCCGGCATTCAGCTATATGACTGAAAACTCCAAAAAAGTTTTAGCGGATTGCCAAAGTTTCTGGCAGAAATGGCAAGACGGTCCTTTAGTGACAATGGATGCCGGTGCGAACGTGCATATGCTTTTCCGTCACGATCAGAAAAAATCTTTTGAAACGTATCGAGAGCACTTCAAAAAAGATTTCAAGGTGTTGGCTTTTGAAGGTGTAAAAGAAAATGTCCATTGA